In the genome of Mesosutterella faecium, the window CACAATGTGCGGCTCAGATACAACGCCGCAGGGGTGGAAAACCGGGCGCAGAACGGCGTTCCGCTCCTCTTCTGGCTGCCGCAGGAAATGCGCGGGCTCGAGCGCCGCGCGGACACCTCGCGATGGACGGGGCACCGCGACCTCTTCCCCACGCTCGACTCGCTCGCGCTCGGGATCCGCCCGGAGCTCAAGGACGGGCGCGACCTCTTCGGAGGAGACCGGTTCGACCTCGTGGAATCCTACGATGGCTTTGGCAAAAAGGGCTTCGCGATAGGCGCCTGGGGCGCCGCGGCCATGCAGGGCGGAGACCGCGTGGACTGCTACCGCTGGAAGGCGGGCAGGCTCGAGCGCGCGCTGCCCTGCCCGGCGGAGATTGAGAAGATGGGCCGCGCGGCCCGGGCCGAGGAGGCGCTCTCCGACCTTGCGGTGAGGCGCGGAATCCTGGGCGGCGCGGCCGGCCGCTGACAAAAGCTTTGTCCCGGGGCGGGCCCTCTTCAGCCGTGAAGCCTCGGGGCGAGCTTCCTGAAGAAGACCCAGGCCGCTAGCAGCGCGACCAGCCCCCCGCAGAACCCCACCCAGGCGACCGAGGAGGCCTGCTCGACCCGGCCTCCGATGAAGGCTCCCGAGCCGATCCCCAGGTTGTAGATCCCGGAGTAGGCCGACATCGCGATCGTGACCGCGGCGGGAGGCGCCTCCTCGATGATGAGCGACTGGAAGACGAGGTTGAAGACCATCACCGCCATGCCCCAGAAGGCGCACAGCGCCACCTCCGCGGGCGCGCAGAACGAGGCCGGGTAGAGGAGCAGCAGCGATGAGGCGATCCCCAGGATCGCAAAGCGCCTGAAGGCCATGCGGTTTCCGTCGTAAAGCCGCGAGTAAAGCACGCTCGAGGCGATGCCCGCCGCCCCGTAGAGCATCAGCACCCAGGTGACGGCGGACTCCGACAGGTGCGCGGTCCTCGTGAGGAAGGGCTCGATGTAGCTGTAGCCGCAGAACTGCGCGGTCACCGTGAGCGCGGTCACCGCGAAGATCGCGACCAGCACCGGCATCCGGAGGATCCCCGGGATCTTCTCGGGCGCCACGTAGCTCGTGTTGGGCACGCGCGGGAACTCCCGCAGGATGAAGGCGAGAATGAGGAAGGCGACCGCCGCGACCGCACCGAACGTGCAGCGCCACCCGAGCACGAGCCCGATCGTGCGCCCGAGCGGCAGCCCGGCAATCAGCGCGACCGAGGTGCTCGCGGCGATGACCGAGAGCGCCGTCGCGCGCCGCCCCTCGGGGGCGACCTTCACCGCTACCGGCGGCGCGATCGCCCAGAAGACCGAGTGCGCGCAGGCCACGCCCACGCGGCTTGCCATCAGCATCCAGTAGCCGGTGGAAAGAGCCGAGGCAACGTGGCTCACGGCAAAAAGCGCCACCGTGGCGGCAAGCAGCTTTCTGTACTCCATGCGCGAGCAGAGCACCATGAGCGGCACCGACATCACGCACACCACCCAGGCGTAGAACGTGATCAGCAGCCCCGCCTTCGAGGTTGCGATGCCAAAGTCCGAGGCGATGTCGGAGAGCAGCCCGATCGGCATGAACTCCGAAGAGTTGAAGGCAAAGACCGAGCAGGCCATCGCGGCAAGCGGCAGCCACGCGCGCAGGCCCGTCCTGCCCTGAGCAACAGTATCCATAAGAAAACGAACCGAAAAAACCGGAAGGCTCCCGGCCGGGGGCCCTCAGGCTTCAAGCAGAAAAATGGAAAGAAAAACCTAGGGCCTAGCGCAGCTGGCTGTCCTTGCTGCCGCGGCGGTTGTAGAGATGCGCCGGATGCTGAAGCTTGTCGGCCTTCTCCTGGCAGCGCACACAGAGCCGCACGCCGGGCAGCGCCCGGCGCCGGGCCTCCGGGATCTCCTCGCCGCACTCCTCGCAGTAGCGCAGGCTCTCGCCCCGGTGAAGGTTCTCCCTCGCCCGGGCGATCTCGTCGTTGAGCGAATCCTCGATCTGGTCCTGCACCGCGCCGTCCTGAGCCCAGCCCACCGCCATGGCAGCCTCCCGCACAAAGAAAAACAAACCACCAGCCCTGAGACAGTGGGACTATAGTCCAATTTCCGCCGCTCGAGGGGACGCCCCCGGGGCCGCTCAGGCGACCGGCACCACGCAGGCGTACTTCGGGCGCTCGGGAAGGTCGAGCGGGATGATCCTCACGCGCACGCCGAAGCTCTCGGAGAGGTTCTGCTCGGTGAGCACCCCGGGGGCGGGCCCGAAAAGCGGGGGGCGCCCGGGCAGCATGAGAAGCGACTGCGAGCTGATCTCGAGCGCGTGCGAGGGGAAGTGCGTGTTGATGATGGAGCCGATCCCGCGCTCTTCGGAGAGCCGCTGCAGCACGCGAAGCACCCGCAGCTGGTTCTTGAAGTCGAGGTTGCTCTCGGGCTCGTCGAGCACCAGCACCTCGGGGCGCGCGGCGAGCGCCCGGGCGACGAGCGCGAGCTGGTACTCGCCGCCCGAAATCCGGCTGCAGAGCTTGTCGGCGAGGTGCGCGATCCCCACCGCCTCGAGCGCTTCGCGCGCGATCTCGCGGTCGCGGGGGCCCGGGCGGGAAAAGTCCCCGATCCTCGCGCTGCGGCCGAGGAGCGCGAGCTCCCCCACCGTGTACACGAAGGGGAGCGACCGGGCCTGCGGCACGTAGCCGATCCTCGACCAGAAGCGCCGCGGGGAGAGGCTCGAGGCCTCGACCCCGTCGATGTAGGTGCCGCCCGAGCTCCAGCGCTGCAGCCCCAGCATGCAGCGCAGCAGCGTGGTCTTGCCCGCGCCGTTGCGCCCGAGCACGCTCATGATGCCGCGGCAGTCGAACGTGAAGCTCACGCCCTCGAGCACCCTTTTTCCCCCGGGATAGGAGAAAGCGCCGTTCTTCACCTCAAGAATCATTTTTTCCGGCTCCTTTGCCCGCCTCAGCCGAGCGAGCTGCCCGTGCGGCGCAGCAGCGCGATGAAGACCGGCGCGCCGATGAGCGCGGTGAGAATGGACACCGGGAACTCGATTTCGGCCGCCGACCTCGCGGCCGTGTCCGCGGCGAGCACGAAAAGCGCGCCGAAAAGCAGCGACGCGGGCACCACCCGCTCGTTGCTGTTGCCAAGCAGGAGCCTCGCGAAGTGCGGGATGAGAAGCCCCACCCAGCCGATCAGCCCGCACATGCTCACGACGCTCGCGGTGATCATGGTGCCGCTCACGATGACGAGCGCCCGCAGCCTCCCCGCGGGGATCCCCAGCGAGCGGACCTCGTCGTCGGGAAGCGACAGCGCGTTGAGCCTCCAGCGCAGCAGCCAGATGAGCGCCGAGCCCGCGGCGATGAAGGGCAGCCCCAGCATGAGGGTCTGCATGTTCGCCCCGGTGAAGGTCCCCATGATCCAGTAGGTGATCGAGGGCAGCACGTCCTGGGGGTCGGCGAGGTACTTCACGAGCGAGATGAGCGCGGAAAACATCGCCCCCACGATGAGGCCCGAGAGGATCAGCATCAGGATCGAGCTTCGGCCGCGCACGCGGCTCACGGCCCAGACGAGGGCTACGGCCGCAAGCCCCGAGAAGAACGAGATCACCTGGATCGCGACGCCCCCGAGCCCGAGCAGGATCCCCAGCACCGCCCCGAAGGCCGAGCCGCTCGCGACCCCCAGCGTGTCGGGAGTGGCAAGCGGGTTGGAAAAGAGCGCCTGGAAGGCCGCCCCCGCCACCGCGAGCCCCGCGCCCGCCGCCACCGCGAGCAGCACCCGCGGCAGCCGCACGTTGAGCACCACCGACTTCATGACGCCGGTGACTCCGGGGTCCCCGGTGAGCGGGCAGGCGAGCGTTCTGGCCACCTCGGGGATCGACAGCCCGTAGCGCCCGCAGCCGAGCGACGCGAGAAAAAGAAGCGCGAGAAGAAAGCCCGCCGCCCCCATGATCCAGTTCTGCCTGCTCACGGCCCGGCCTCCGTCAGCGCCCGCGCGCGGCCGGCGAGGTGATGCGGCCCTCGGCCACGTTGCTCTTCGGCCTGAAGATCGACTCGACCTGCCGGTCGGTGAGGCGGATGTTGAAGAGCTCCCTGTAGTACTTCTTCACCTCGGCGTTGAGGTTCACGTCCCGGAAGCGCTCGGGGTAGACGGTCTTTGCGAGCCAGAGCAGCGTCATCGGCGTGTCGGCCGAGGGCGTGTAGCCGCGGTAGAGCCCGAGCGGCATCTTGTAGACGCGCCGCTCCTGCACGGCCTTCACCTTCGACCAGTCGTGGAATTTGCTCCCGTAGAGGTCCGCGGGGACGGTGTTCGTGAAGTTCGTGATGAGGACCGTGTCCGGGTTCCAGCGGTAGACCTGCTCCATGTTGATCTGCGCGTTGGCGTTTTCGGCCTTCACGCCCGAGGCGACGTTCTGAGCCCCGACCGCGTCCGCCCAGTACTGGCCGAAGAAGCGCCGTCCGCTCGTCACGATCTTGCGGTCGTCATACTGGAAAAGGAAAAGCAGCCTGCGGCGCTGCGAGGCCGGGATCGAGGCGACGCGCCTGGAGACCATCGAGGCCACCGAGCGGCTGATCCTCGCGGCCTTCTCCTTCTTCGCCTGCCCGGGAAAGACTTCGTCCAGGAGCTTGATCCAGGCCTCGTAGGTGTCGAGCACGTTGTAGTTCCAGCGGTTCACGCTCACCGCAAGGGCCGGGATCCCTGCGTTGTCCAGCATCTTGAGCGTCTTCGCGTCGCCCGCGTTCACGAAGACCACGTCGGGCCTGAGCTTCATGAGCGACTCGACGTTCACCGTGCTGCCGTTCATGAAATTGGTCGGGACTTTCTTGATTTTCGGGTAGATCTCGCCCAAAAGGCCGTTTTCCGCGGCCAACATCGAGACTTTGCTCATGCCGGCGATCTTGTCGGCGCCCCCGAGGAACACGGCGGTGACCGAGGCGAAGGGGAAGATGTTGGTGATCACGACGCGGTTCACGTGGTCCGGCACCTCGACCTTCCTGTCCAGATGGTCGACCACGACGCGCGCCGAGGCGGAGAAGGCGGCAAGAACCGCCGCGGCCGCGGCCAGCGTTTTCACAAGGAGCTGACGTTTCATTTCATTCATCCTTTTCTTTAGTCATGAAGCCTGCCAGGGCAGAAGCGGCTCCCGGCTCTCCGCCCCGTCAAACCACCGGTTGAAGCGGCCTCCCGCGAGGCGCGGCATCGAGTCGAGCCAGATGCGGCCCGAAAAAGCCTGGTGCGGCAGGTCGACGAAGCGCGGCGACCCGCCCCTTAAGACCATCCGGTAGACGGGGTCGGCCACGACAAGGGCCGCCTGCGGGAGCAGCCTCAGGTAGTCGTCCTCCGTGCAGCCCGCGGCGTCCCCCGGTCCGAGCAGCGCCGGGTCGCAGGTGAGCGACGTGAGCACGCGCACGTTCTTCAGCCCGTGGTCGCGCACGAGGCTCGCGCGGACCGCGGCGCTCACGACGGGCTCGCCCACGACGTAAGCGGGCTTCGAGTCCTCTTCGATGTTGCCGCGCACCCCGCAGGCGAGGTTCGCACAGCCGCCGCCCGAGGCCGCCTCACGCAGCTTCCGGCAGACGAGGTCGGTCATGAAGCGGCCGACGGGCGCGCCCACGACAAAGGGCGTCCCGAAGCGCCTCAGGAGGAGCTTCGCGGCGGGCAGCCCGCAGCCCGAGACGACGAGATTCGCGTCGGCCGCGCCCGAGCGCCCGATCTCCTCGAGGCTCGAGCCCATCGCCCAGACCGAGAGCACTTCAAAGCCCTCGCGCTCGAGCTCCCCGCGCAGGTCGGCCGAGGTGTGCCGGTACTCGAAGTCCAGCGGCGTCACCCCCAGGACGTTCACCCGGGGCTTTGCGCCGGGCCCGCTCCCCGGCCCTTTAAGGCAGAAGCGGTCCGCGAGGTGCCAGAAGGCCTTGCCCGCGCCCTCCACGTAGTCCTTCGTCCCGTTCGTGTCGATGCCGAAGGAGGGGATGCCGGTGCGCTGCTCGATCTCGCGGGCGATGCCCTCGTAGTCGCAGCCGCACATCATCGGGATCGGGGTGCCCGCGAGTGCGATGAACTTCGGGCGGTAGTCGCGCGCGGCCGAGGCGACGTCCCCGATCAGCCGCTGCTCGTTGCCGAGCACCGCGTCGACCTCGGTGAGCCCCGAGATGTAGACCATCGAGGGCGTGTCGTACCAGCGCGGCTCGTCGTGCGTGCTGTAGGTGGAGTTGCAGCCCGAGGCGTCGTGCATGACGAGCAGCCCCCCGAGCTCGTAGAGCGCCGAGCACATGGAGGAGTTGTCGGCCGCGTAGACCGGGAGAAAAGCGTTGGCCTGTTTCATAAGCAACCGTTCCTTGTGCAGCCGAGCGCCTTCACCTGGATCAGGTCGCGCGCGCTGCGCGGCGTCCTGAAGGCCTCCGCCATGAGCTCCAGCATCCGCGCCATGCCCGAAATCCCGTCCATCCCGCCGCCTTCGATCATGTTGACGAAACGGTCGGTGCCGGTGAAGAAGGCGGCCTTCTGACCGATCGCGAGCACGGGGCGCTCCGGGGCCGCGCGGCGCGGCGCAGCAAAGACCATCCCCGGGTGCACGGTCGGGTGCACCCGAAGCTCCGGGCGCCTCGCCTGAAGCCACTCGAAGTCGCCCTTCTCCGAGGCCTGGAAGGCGTCGCAGTAGAGGTCCGTCACGTTGAAGCCCGACTCGAGCAGGAACCGGGCGAGCGAGAGCGGCCGGGTGGCGGCCGTGTAGTCGAGTGCGACCGGGGCGCCGCCGACCGCCGCGCGGGTAAGCCGCAGCGACTTTTCGAGCCGCTCCTCGGCCGGGGCCGGGTCGAAGGTGGCGCCAAGCTCCCGCGCGAAGCCGGCGAGCATCCGGCGGTTTTCCTCGAGCCCGAAGCCGCAGGAGAACATGGAGGTCTCCTGTCCCAGGCGCTGCCTGGCCCAGTCGAGCATCGGGCCCGCGACCGGGTTCACGGCGATCGCGCGCTTTGAGCGCGCGAGCTCCTGGTACTCGCCGTAGGTGCGCGCGGCCGTGATCGTCCGGAAGGGACGGCCCGAAGCGCGCACGATCCGCGCGAGGTCGGAGTCGGCCGTGGGCGGCACCACGTCGCCGTAAACCGTGACGCCCTCGTCCAGGTCTTCGCGGCGCCGCAGCAGCGTGTAGATCTGGCGCCGGTTGCAGGCGTCGGGCGAAATCCTTTTGCGCAGGATCGGCGTCATGTAGCCGTCGGTGAAGTCGATTCCGGGGTGCAGGGCCCGCAGCCGCTCGAAGGTGAACGTGAGGTCGGTGCCGATGAATTCGTGCACGCAGCTCGTGTAGACGATCACGGCCCGCGGCCTGTAGGCAATTTTCTTCAGGATGTCGCCCACGCCCTCGATCAGGACCTCCTCGGTGTTGCCTTCGAGCAGGTTGCTGTCCTCGATCGTGATCGTGGAGAAGCGGTCGAGCGCCCGGACCTCGGCCGCGCTCAGGACCACGCCCCTCAGGCAGGCCTCGGCGCAGACGAAGACGATGTGGGTCTCGGGCACGAGAAGCCCCAGGTGCATGATGGTCCAGGGGCCCCGGGCCGGGGCGCTGTACTCGAGCGCCGGGGAAAACGGCGCGGGAAAGGCGGCCTCGCCGATCGAAAGGACGGGGTCGGGGCGCGCGGCCCGCGTGAGCAGTGGCATGGCTGAGCTGCCCTCCCTTTAAATGAAGTCGCCCGCGCGGATCGGGACGAAGAGCTCGTCGCGCGCCCTGGAGGAGGCGGCAAGCACCGCTTCCGACAACCGCTCGAACTCCTTTGCCATCGGCGAGTCCGGCAGGCAGTCGACCACGGTCCCCTGCCGCCGCTCGGCCTCCTGCACGTCGCCCGAGCGCGGCAGCCGGTAGATCACGCGCGAGCCCACGGTGCGCGCGAGCTCGTCCACCTTCCGGTCCTCGTCCTCGACGAGGCGGCGGTTGAGGATGATGCCCGAAAGCCGCGCGTAGCCGCGGTTTTTGAAGTTCTCGACGGCCTGCGCGATGCAGCCCGCGGCGTAGATCGCCATGTTCTCGCCCGAGGTGACGATGAAGACGTTGTCCGCGTAGCCCTTCCGGATCGGCATCGCAAAGCCCCCGCAGACCACATCGCCCAGCACGTCGTAGAGCACAACTTCCGGCCTGATCCGCTCGAAGGCGTGCGCGGCGGTGAGCGCTTCAAAGGCGGCCACGATGCCGCGGCCCGCGCACCCCGTTCCGGGCGAGGGGCCGCCCGCCTCGACGCACCAGACGCCGTTGGGGGCGCGGTGCACGATGTCCTCGAAGGCGACGCGCCCGTTCGGCCGGCGGCGAAGCGCGTCGAGCACGCTTTCAATCCTGCGCCCGCCGTTGTGATAGATGGTGCTGTCCGCCTTCGGGTCGCAGCCGATCTGCAGGACCGAGAGGCCCTTTTTCGCAAACGCCGCCGAGAGGTTGCTCACTGTGGTGGACTTGCCGATTCCGCCCTTGCCGTAGAGTGCGATTCTGTACATGAAAGACTGAGAAAAGAAAGCTGAAGTTTTCCGTTCGAAATTCAATGCGAAGGATGGATCCCGGCGGCGCTCCCGCCTGCCCGGCCAAATCCTTGAGGGTTAGGGATTTTAACCGCAAATGGTTATGCGAAGTTTTCCATGCCAAGGGTTATTAATTACTTCTTAAGTGATATCTTTCATTCAGACGGTTCTTCGCAGAGCAACAGGCCTTTGCCCTGCGCTGTCAGGATCCCGGGCCGGAGCGCCGGGATCATTTCAACGTTTCACTTCAATGCATTTCAATTCACTTTGCTGCGATGGCCGTCCAACGCTCTTGTTATTCAAGAGGGTGTAAAGAATTTTGTGGGCGCTCTGAGATAATGCTTCTTGGAGAGCCTAAATATGAGACGCACACCTGATCCTTTTGACAAACTCGCGGAACAGATTCTGGAAGACCTGAAGAAGTCCGGCCGGGAAATCAAATCCTCCGGGGAAGCGGATGATTTCATGGCCCACCTGCTGGGGCGGCTGCTGACGAAAATGCTGGAGGGCGAAATGACCCATCATCTGGGTTATGAAAAGGGCCAGGCACGTCCGGGTGACAATGAGCGCAATGGCCACAGCTCCAAAACCCTGAAGTCTCCCAAGCTTGGAACCATCCATGTGGACGTACCCCGGGACCGCAAAGGCCGCTTCACACCCCGGATTGTTCCGAAGCACAAAAGGACGCTGGATGGGTTCGACGAAAAAATTTTGGCCCTTTATGCCCGAGGCCTGACGACACGGGAAATCCAGGGCTATCTTTACGACGAATATGGGATGGAAACCAGCGCCGAGTTCATCAGCGATGTGACCGACGCCATACTTCCCGAGCTTCAGAAATGGCAGGACCGTCCTCTCAGCCCTGTCTATCCGGTGATTTTCTTTGACGCCATCAGGATCAAGACAAGGGGCGAAAACGGGGTGGTCACTCCCCGGGCAGTCCATATCGCCCTGGGCGTGGATACCGATGGAAAGAAGGATGTCCTGGGTCTTTGGATGGCCGAAAATGAAAGTGCCAAATACTGGCTTAAAGTCTTTAACGAGCTGAAGAATCGAGGCGTCAACGACATTCTTATCGCCGTCACGGACGGGCTTAAAGGGATGCAGGAGGCTTTGGAGACGGCTTTTCCGAAAACGATGCTGCAGACCTGCATCGTCCATTTGATCCGCAACAGCCTCAAAATGGTCAACTACAAGGATTACAAGGCGGTTGTTGCTGCGCTGAAGCCTGTTTACCGTGCTGTCAACGCCGAGGAAGCACGTCAGGCGCTGAACGATTTTGCCCAGTCGGAACTTGGGAAAAAATATTCCTACATCGAAAAAATCTGGCTGGACGCATGGGATCGCGTGATTCCTTTCTTTGAGTTCTCACCCGCCGTCAGGCGGTTGATCTACACCACCAACGCCATTGAAAGCTTGAACCGGGACCTGCGAAAGGTTGTCAAGACAAGAGCTTCTTTCCCAAGCGAGACCGCTGCGCTGAAGCTGCTTTACCTGGCGATCCGAAAGGTGGAGAGGAGATGGGTGAGGCCATCACCTTATTGGAAAACTGCCATGCGAGAATTAACCATTGAGTTCGGAGACAGGATCGCACCTTTCTTCGATTAACCTAAAGGGGGCGCCCACAAGAATTTCCATACCCTCTTATTCAATAATTATCTTTTAATATTCAATATATTAAAGATATATTTTTCGCCTTTGAAATTTTCAATTCAATGTAATTCAACTCATCATAAACTCATCATCAACTCATCAATACGAACATTTATGCAATTTTGAATTGATCAGATCAATTAAAATTGACATCAAATACAGTTTTGATGAATTGAATGCAATTGAATTGCATTGGAATGCCTGAAAAGCAAGGATGTTTTTATGACAGAACAGGAGTTGCCGGAGCGCGAATCCCTGCTTGTTGAATTCAAGAGCGACAGGGGAAAGAAAGGCGGAGGCTATCCCGATGATGAACTGGTCGAGGAAGCAGTCGGGATGGCCAACACTGAAGGAGGAACGCTCTACCTTGGTGTCGAGGAGGACGGCCGGCCCACCGGCGTAGGGGAGCATCACCGCGACCCTGTCGGCCTTGCCGCTCTGATCGGCACCCGAACCCGCCCGTCGCTGTCAGTGCGCGCGGAAATCGTGAGCATCAAGGGGCTTCAGGTCATGGCCGTTCACATTCCCAAAAGCTTTTCGGTCGTGGCTACGGTCTCAGGGAAAATTTTAAAGCGAAGGCTTAAGGCAGACGGATCGCCTGAAGTCATCCCCATGTACCCGTATGAGATTTATACGAGGCTTTCTGATCTTCGAAAGCTCGATTTTTCTGCCCAGCCGATCCAGGAGGGTTCCCCTGATGATCTGGATCCGAATCAGATGGTTCGTCTTCGCGCCGCGATTGAAAACCAGCACGGCGACCAGCAGCTGCTTGGTCTCACTGACGAGGAGCTCGCCCAGGCTCTGCGGCTTACCGCCCGCGTGGGCGACAAAATATATCCGACCCTGACCGGTCTTCTGCTGGCCGGCAAGGAGGCGAGCCTTCAGCGCTTCGTGCCTACTGCTGCAGCCGGCTTTCAGGTCCTGCAGGGTACGAAGGTTTTAATCAATGAAACCTTCACCAAACCGGCGGTCGAGCTGGTTGAGCTGTTCATGGAGTACATGAAGGCCTGGAATCCTGAGAAAGAATTTGATTACGGACCCTACAGGATCCCGATTCCGGAGTTTTCCAAAGCAGCTTTCCGCGAGGGCCTGATCAATGCAGTCGCCCATCGCGACTATTCCATGCTTGGATCGGTCCGCGTTCAGATTGACGACGAAGGCTTAACGATCAGCAGCCCGGGCGGCTTTATTGAGGGAATCACAATCAACAATCTGCTGACCGCAGAGCCCTCCGGAAGAAACCCGTCGCTTTACGATGCCTTGAAAAGGATCGGGCTCGCGGAAAGGACAGGACGCGGGATAGACCGCATTTTCGAAGGATCAATCACCTTAGGGCGGCCATGGCCGGATTATTCGGAATCGACTTCAAAAAACGTGGTCCTTTTCATCCCTCGGGCGAAAGCGGACATTCGATTTATCCGCCTGCTCATGGACGAGCAGGAGAAAATCGGGCATCCCCTGGCCATTAACGCGCTTTTAGTCCTCTCCGCAGTTTATGCGGGGCGGAAACTGAGCGGCGGAGAACTGGCGGCAAAGACCCATATTCCCCGGCACCGGCTGCAGCCGCTGATTGAAAATCTCATCGAGCAGGGACTGATTGAGGAAATCGGGCGCGGCAAATCCAGAATGCTGATGCTGGGGCAAAAGGCCTATTCAAACGCCGGCAAAACAAAAGAATATATAAGGCAGAAAGGCATCGACTCCGTTCGTTTTCCTGAAATGATTCTGGAGCTCGCCAGGCGGCAGGGAGGCGCCGTCACCAAAAATGACGTGATTGAGCTGCTGCACATTTCCA includes:
- a CDS encoding DksA/TraR family C4-type zinc finger protein, translated to MAVGWAQDGAVQDQIEDSLNDEIARARENLHRGESLRYCEECGEEIPEARRRALPGVRLCVRCQEKADKLQHPAHLYNRRGSKDSQLR
- a CDS encoding nitrogenase component 1, with product MKQANAFLPVYAADNSSMCSALYELGGLLVMHDASGCNSTYSTHDEPRWYDTPSMVYISGLTEVDAVLGNEQRLIGDVASAARDYRPKFIALAGTPIPMMCGCDYEGIAREIEQRTGIPSFGIDTNGTKDYVEGAGKAFWHLADRFCLKGPGSGPGAKPRVNVLGVTPLDFEYRHTSADLRGELEREGFEVLSVWAMGSSLEEIGRSGAADANLVVSGCGLPAAKLLLRRFGTPFVVGAPVGRFMTDLVCRKLREAASGGGCANLACGVRGNIEEDSKPAYVVGEPVVSAAVRASLVRDHGLKNVRVLTSLTCDPALLGPGDAAGCTEDDYLRLLPQAALVVADPVYRMVLRGGSPRFVDLPHQAFSGRIWLDSMPRLAGGRFNRWFDGAESREPLLPWQAS
- a CDS encoding ABC transporter ATP-binding protein — its product is MILEVKNGAFSYPGGKRVLEGVSFTFDCRGIMSVLGRNGAGKTTLLRCMLGLQRWSSGGTYIDGVEASSLSPRRFWSRIGYVPQARSLPFVYTVGELALLGRSARIGDFSRPGPRDREIAREALEAVGIAHLADKLCSRISGGEYQLALVARALAARPEVLVLDEPESNLDFKNQLRVLRVLQRLSEERGIGSIINTHFPSHALEISSQSLLMLPGRPPLFGPAPGVLTEQNLSESFGVRVRIIPLDLPERPKYACVVPVA
- a CDS encoding FecCD family ABC transporter permease, encoding MSRQNWIMGAAGFLLALLFLASLGCGRYGLSIPEVARTLACPLTGDPGVTGVMKSVVLNVRLPRVLLAVAAGAGLAVAGAAFQALFSNPLATPDTLGVASGSAFGAVLGILLGLGGVAIQVISFFSGLAAVALVWAVSRVRGRSSILMLILSGLIVGAMFSALISLVKYLADPQDVLPSITYWIMGTFTGANMQTLMLGLPFIAAGSALIWLLRWRLNALSLPDDEVRSLGIPAGRLRALVIVSGTMITASVVSMCGLIGWVGLLIPHFARLLLGNSNERVVPASLLFGALFVLAADTAARSAAEIEFPVSILTALIGAPVFIALLRRTGSSLG
- a CDS encoding ABC transporter substrate-binding protein — encoded protein: MKRQLLVKTLAAAAAVLAAFSASARVVVDHLDRKVEVPDHVNRVVITNIFPFASVTAVFLGGADKIAGMSKVSMLAAENGLLGEIYPKIKKVPTNFMNGSTVNVESLMKLRPDVVFVNAGDAKTLKMLDNAGIPALAVSVNRWNYNVLDTYEAWIKLLDEVFPGQAKKEKAARISRSVASMVSRRVASIPASQRRRLLFLFQYDDRKIVTSGRRFFGQYWADAVGAQNVASGVKAENANAQINMEQVYRWNPDTVLITNFTNTVPADLYGSKFHDWSKVKAVQERRVYKMPLGLYRGYTPSADTPMTLLWLAKTVYPERFRDVNLNAEVKKYYRELFNIRLTDRQVESIFRPKSNVAEGRITSPAARGR
- a CDS encoding IS256 family transposase, yielding MRRTPDPFDKLAEQILEDLKKSGREIKSSGEADDFMAHLLGRLLTKMLEGEMTHHLGYEKGQARPGDNERNGHSSKTLKSPKLGTIHVDVPRDRKGRFTPRIVPKHKRTLDGFDEKILALYARGLTTREIQGYLYDEYGMETSAEFISDVTDAILPELQKWQDRPLSPVYPVIFFDAIRIKTRGENGVVTPRAVHIALGVDTDGKKDVLGLWMAENESAKYWLKVFNELKNRGVNDILIAVTDGLKGMQEALETAFPKTMLQTCIVHLIRNSLKMVNYKDYKAVVAALKPVYRAVNAEEARQALNDFAQSELGKKYSYIEKIWLDAWDRVIPFFEFSPAVRRLIYTTNAIESLNRDLRKVVKTRASFPSETAALKLLYLAIRKVERRWVRPSPYWKTAMRELTIEFGDRIAPFFD
- a CDS encoding sugar transporter, with the protein product MDTVAQGRTGLRAWLPLAAMACSVFAFNSSEFMPIGLLSDIASDFGIATSKAGLLITFYAWVVCVMSVPLMVLCSRMEYRKLLAATVALFAVSHVASALSTGYWMLMASRVGVACAHSVFWAIAPPVAVKVAPEGRRATALSVIAASTSVALIAGLPLGRTIGLVLGWRCTFGAVAAVAFLILAFILREFPRVPNTSYVAPEKIPGILRMPVLVAIFAVTALTVTAQFCGYSYIEPFLTRTAHLSESAVTWVLMLYGAAGIASSVLYSRLYDGNRMAFRRFAILGIASSLLLLYPASFCAPAEVALCAFWGMAVMVFNLVFQSLIIEEAPPAAVTIAMSAYSGIYNLGIGSGAFIGGRVEQASSVAWVGFCGGLVALLAAWVFFRKLAPRLHG
- a CDS encoding nitrogenase component 1, which produces MPLLTRAARPDPVLSIGEAAFPAPFSPALEYSAPARGPWTIMHLGLLVPETHIVFVCAEACLRGVVLSAAEVRALDRFSTITIEDSNLLEGNTEEVLIEGVGDILKKIAYRPRAVIVYTSCVHEFIGTDLTFTFERLRALHPGIDFTDGYMTPILRKRISPDACNRRQIYTLLRRREDLDEGVTVYGDVVPPTADSDLARIVRASGRPFRTITAARTYGEYQELARSKRAIAVNPVAGPMLDWARQRLGQETSMFSCGFGLEENRRMLAGFARELGATFDPAPAEERLEKSLRLTRAAVGGAPVALDYTAATRPLSLARFLLESGFNVTDLYCDAFQASEKGDFEWLQARRPELRVHPTVHPGMVFAAPRRAAPERPVLAIGQKAAFFTGTDRFVNMIEGGGMDGISGMARMLELMAEAFRTPRSARDLIQVKALGCTRNGCL
- a CDS encoding nitrogenase iron protein NifH, which translates into the protein MYRIALYGKGGIGKSTTVSNLSAAFAKKGLSVLQIGCDPKADSTIYHNGGRRIESVLDALRRRPNGRVAFEDIVHRAPNGVWCVEAGGPSPGTGCAGRGIVAAFEALTAAHAFERIRPEVVLYDVLGDVVCGGFAMPIRKGYADNVFIVTSGENMAIYAAGCIAQAVENFKNRGYARLSGIILNRRLVEDEDRKVDELARTVGSRVIYRLPRSGDVQEAERRQGTVVDCLPDSPMAKEFERLSEAVLAASSRARDELFVPIRAGDFI
- a CDS encoding ATP-binding protein, coding for MTEQELPERESLLVEFKSDRGKKGGGYPDDELVEEAVGMANTEGGTLYLGVEEDGRPTGVGEHHRDPVGLAALIGTRTRPSLSVRAEIVSIKGLQVMAVHIPKSFSVVATVSGKILKRRLKADGSPEVIPMYPYEIYTRLSDLRKLDFSAQPIQEGSPDDLDPNQMVRLRAAIENQHGDQQLLGLTDEELAQALRLTARVGDKIYPTLTGLLLAGKEASLQRFVPTAAAGFQVLQGTKVLINETFTKPAVELVELFMEYMKAWNPEKEFDYGPYRIPIPEFSKAAFREGLINAVAHRDYSMLGSVRVQIDDEGLTISSPGGFIEGITINNLLTAEPSGRNPSLYDALKRIGLAERTGRGIDRIFEGSITLGRPWPDYSESTSKNVVLFIPRAKADIRFIRLLMDEQEKIGHPLAINALLVLSAVYAGRKLSGGELAAKTHIPRHRLQPLIENLIEQGLIEEIGRGKSRMLMLGQKAYSNAGKTKEYIRQKGIDSVRFPEMILELARRQGGAVTKNDVIELLHISSQKAYRTLQAMREDKLLELEGRGRLAFYRTTGKTA